From the genome of Grus americana isolate bGruAme1 chromosome 4, bGruAme1.mat, whole genome shotgun sequence:
TACTTCtaatctgtttcattttttaccattttgaacatttttttaatctcacaCGTCAAAGACTTTTTGGTGCCAAAGAATTCAGCAGGTTTTTAATAATTGGTGTGAAACTGCTTAGCCTTAATGTGAAGCTTTACTTACCTAGAATCCAAAgatagcattttatttcaaaacatttacaaCACCTAAGGGCTAAAAAACTGTGTGGattgcattttctgtgtttttctgctaTGTTAGAACATCACATTGGTTTCCATTTTAAGTTATCTGTTAGTAAACAACCTtagttttcaaaactttttaaatgcaaaattgaTCTGGATAGTTCTTCAATTATACTATACTCTGCAATGAAAGTTAATACTTCTTGgtttacaaaaaatatttccactacAATGTGGAGATCGTCACATGGTCAAGATTAGCTTTGGGGTTTATGTAATGAGAACTGCTAGCTACCACTAACAGGAATATTCTTCCAACACGCCAAATGTTTATCCTTGTACTAGTTTTCCAAAATCAGACTGTCTACTTAGctgctttatttctaaaaaaaaaaaaaagtgcttagaATTTACCCTTTGCACTCTTGAGTTTCTCACCCGTCGCTCATATAGTTTAGCTGTctattttttattgcttgtaGGGTTCAGATACATAATTTCTTGCTTTAGTGGTGATTGTTTTCCAGTTACTTAAGCAATTGATTGGGACCCATTACTTGCAATCTAAGTCCAGTTTAACTTCCCTCTTGCTTGACTTCATGTTCCTCAGTTTACAGTTGTATGCTGGGCATAGCACCATGTATCTCCCAGGTCAGTTAAGTAATGTGCAGCTTAGTGTATGAACAGCAGtttttaagggagaaaaagagttGAATAGGCCTTGAGGATTTATTTTCATCACCTGTTTTACATTGCTTCTGAAACAGTTAGTGAATCAGTACTTGAATAACTTCCTTTGTGTGAAATCTTAGGCTTTATTTAATTCACTTTCATTTAGAAAGTACATTAAAGTCCTTTCTTGAAACTTCCTCATTTTGCCTCAGTTTTATTAGCcacctttctttttcagcagtaattgtgtgtgtgttgatttattatttgattttctttatttttttccactcctcCTGACAGTCATACCCATCCAACTACATGGACCAAATGAAGCCAAACAAATACAGCGTCATTTATTCTACACCAAGTATGTTGCACAACAAGTTCTACTCAAACCCTGAAGGACTATCAAATGGAATCCAGATGGAGCCAGTAGACCTTACAGTGAACAAACGGAGCTCACCGCCTTCAACTGGAAGTTCTCCTTCCCCCCTAAAATTTCAGACTGTGCATAGGAGAACTTCACCTGGATTGACTCTGTCCTCACCCAGCTCACCTCTCAGTAAATTCACACCATCACCCCCAGGAGTACAGCCTATTTCCATGCCAATAACAATTCCACCTGTAATGGCCGCTGCTCTTTCACGCCACGGACTGAGAAGTCCTGGAATACTTCCAGTTATACAGCCTGTTGTGGTCCAGCCAGTTCCTTTTATGTATGCTCCCCATCTTCAGCAGCCCATCATGGTGTCCACAGTTCTTGCAGATGAGATGGAAACTCCAAGTAGCATGCAAGGTTGGTGGTGTCAGAGTTTTTTATGCTGTCTCATCCTGAGAAAATAGCTGTATATCCAAGcgcttttttgtgtgtttttttgcattttaggaAATGGAACATAAttcttgtttttctaaaatatgcAGGCATGGAATTTACTGTGTAAATATTTTACCAAACTTACCAAGGTCGTATTCTGTTCTGATTTATACCTGCATAAAGCTGTTTATCTACTGAGATTTGGACTGATAAAAATGTACTGATGAAAATGGATAGAATTGTTTTGAATCATAGTTCACCAGGAGATAGACTAAAACTGGaagattttgtattttagcATAAATTGTTGCACTAAGTATAGAGCTGGGGAATTTGTTTTAACTCTAGatttgtacatattttttttattttcgtAACACTCCATATTTTTGATGTGTTGCCTTCCCTCTCCTACCCTCCCCTATACAGTGCCTGTCATTGAGTCTTATGAGAAGCCCCCACTGAAGAAAGCAATCAAAGTAGAGCCAGGGAGTGAACCATCAAAGACTGACTTCTATCCTGAACAAATATCACCTCCAATGATGACCTCATTGTCTCCCCAGCAAGTAATGTTGCAAGAGTAAGTAGGTTACAGTGGTCCCAAGATCAgcagaagaatgaaaagcagTTAATTGCAGTAGTTACCAATtttgaggagcaggagggagtgTTGCTGTGCTTTAGAACgtgataaaataaagaaaaacatccttCCACCCCACTGCCACTGTGAAATGTGATTTCAGCTTCCCCCCCCTCTAGTAATACAGGAGTTGATAAGTATTTATACATTGCAACCACATAGATCTGCCATTTATATAATGCATTTCTAAAGTAATGCTAGTCCCAGTCCTACAGTTTACTGAAAGCAGGACTCCCAGTAAGCCAGTGACACCTGTTCATGTAAAACCAGCAGCAAACTGGAAAGATACTGTAAAGACATTTCATACTGATCTCTGTATTCATGTTACCTAAAatacctttctttaaaaagattcttgtaactttattttcttggagGACCTCTTTgtcttttaagaaattatgGCTACTTGGCGGAAAAAACCTCAGGCCTACAAGTTTTGTATATATCCACTGAAATTCCATGTTTACCTGAGGCCGTTGTTccgtgggtggttttttttggcaGCTCAAGTAGTTCCTGAAGCTCACTTTCCTCCCAGCCACTTGTTTCCACCCCAGTACCAACTCATTGTGCAACTGTTACTGGGGCCAGTGCATGAACCAGATCACAGATCTAAATGGGTTTAAAACAGTCTTGTTTGCAGAAGGCAGAGCAAGGGCTAGAAAGACAAAGTGAGGTCTGGGGCAGAAACTTTTTGAtggaaaatactaaaaatttcTCAGGAAGTACCTGAGGAGCCATGGGCACCCTCCCATTTCCCATTTTCCTAGCGAAAATTCTGTCAACTTAGCAAAATGATGGAATGGCCCAGAGCCCAGCTCATCCTTCAGCAGGCAGTGGTCTGGGCAGGCATGCAGGCTGCCGGCATGGCTCTGGCAGGAGCTGAAGTTAGGAACTGAGCTGGGCTTATGGTACGTGACCTCAGAATccatttctgtcctttcttcctccccactGTTGCCCTCGGAGTGGTTGTATGAGACCTCACCTCctagagtggggaaaaaaggctccAAGCCAGACTCCCAACACCACTGTGTGAGTGTGGGGTtatgcagaaagagaaagaaagcatgGGAAGAGCGGTCTTCTGCAATTTCTTCAGAAggcagcctcttcctcctgctcatGACCATTCCCAGGTTAGAAGGCACACTGTGGCTCCAGGGCTAGCTGCCTTCTTGTGGGCACCCCTCCTTGTTTTCAAGTGTCTAACCAGCTTAGATGCAGTTTCTAGGCTGCAGGCTCTTTGCAATTAACTAGTTGCCAGCTAGCTTTTATAAACTATACGCAGTTTATTCAAAAATAACCTTATATGTTTTATCataataaacataataaaatagTAAACACCCATGTTTATTAGGTGGTTATTTATCTTCCATAATGAACCTGCCACACAAGGGAGTCAGGCCTGTACGTACTTGGAACTAACTTCTGCTGGGTCAGGACTGTCAAATGGTTCAGTttacttttgttctttgttaGGCCTCTTTAGCAAGAGCAAACCAGTGTGTGCTGTTCCTGGCCAATACCACACCCTTCCTCCAGGGCTGAGACTTCTGCAGACTTGTCACCTGCATTAGGGATTTGCATTAATTATTTCCCAGTGAGTCCGGTTTCCACAGGAAACCCATCCGCTGagcaaataatataaaatttggTATAACATGTATGTAGTGttagaaaaattacttgaagAGTCCGTGTTTCCAAAGCATCTTCTCTGCTTGCCTATGCAGAGCATTATGTTTATGGCGACCCTGTCCTCACATTGTAATGGCTTAAATTGCTTCCTGTAGAGCTGCAGTTCTTGCTCCTTCCTGAAGCCAGCCCTTTCAAGTTCACATGCTGCTGTGTGCACAACTAGAAGTTTGTAAATTGTAGTTatctttttatcatttaaaaaaaatacatagacaAATCATAGAAGTTACAAGATGAGACACCTAGAGCTTTATAAATTTTCCTGTTGTCTCACAGCTTCATCAGCCTCTCTGTATTATGAGCTACAGTTAGGCAAtgattttttatcatttttcataGATTCCAACTGCCCAAAGTGCACTATTCAGACACATAAGCTATTAAAGGAGCATAGGAAACCTTCAATCTCACTTTTAAGTGATTGATTTTGCTTTAGTGTTAGGTTTTGGTGTACACGTTATACATAGTAGGGATCGCTGGATTTTCTAGTGTGTCTGATAATTGACATAACTATAGAGTTATTCCTAAAGTCAAACTTAAGGTAATAATCTCTGACCAAATATAAGAAGCCTAATtaacattgtatttttcttgcaaGTGTCAAAGTCTACCTCATGCTGTCAACATACTGTGGTCtgttgatgaagaaaaaaaagctgttgaaatTGTAACACAATTTTTGGAAGATAGTCTTATCTATTAAAGAATGAGACTTGAATGATTAGATGTAGGTGAATTTGTATCTGGTTGTGTAAGAGGGAATGAAAGAATTAGGGCTGTGCTTTTATTGTTGGCACTTAATATTTACCTCTGATTTTTGACGCCGCCttaaccattttttaaaactgccaCACCCCATCTGATTATTGATAACATTCTGTAGTCTTGCCAGCCTCCTTTCCTCTAAAGGGAAAATGAGACAGAGACAGTGCTTTATTTTACACGCTTTTAGATTGAAAACCATCACAAACAGTGTACAGCCAATATCCTTTTTCCAGGTCTTACTCTGTCCAGGACTAGCCTCCACACAGGGATTTAAAGCaagcttgcttgctttcctaAGCCAGAGCTTCTCCAAAAAGACTAGTATGCAACAGCATTAAAACTGAGCATTGCTTTAGAGAAGCATTTCTTTGGAAGCTAAAAGCCTGCCTTTCTTGTTTAAGAGTATGTACACCTGTGTCTAACACCACCCTCTGGGATTTCCTGccattacaatatttttaagtagATTTAATGTGTACTTGAACTTGATGCGTACATCACTCAACAGTCACAGAAACACCCTAGAAAGAGAATTTGGCTCCGAATTTCAAGCTTGCACCTCTAATAAAAGAATTAGTAACAATTAAACTTTCCCCACATTGGTAAttcccatcctgctgctgtGGACAGTAATAgaaagtttttttcttgttaaaccATGCACAAGATTTTCTGTCTTAGaagattttctgtcttttctgccCTTTATTTTGCTGAGGGAAGTAGTTATTCAATGTTTCTGAAAAGTAGGCCCTAAAGGAACTTGGTTTAAGTAACTAATACAATCTAGTGTTATCAAACATAGTTCGATCAgtaaagaaatgtgaaatacagTAACAGAGAAAAGACAGTTCTAGAAAGCTTACTTCTGTCACATGGAGGAGCTGGTCTTGCCGCAAGGAATGCTAATAACTGCAGATTATATAGtaaatttcagttaaaagctaaaaatatattaaaagcaatGATACAACGGGttgaaaaaatgcaatttcatgTGTGAGGTTGCAAAATTGGTAATGCCAATTACCTTTTTGATGAACAAacttatttccttttctaacaTTAACATGGAAGAAAGACTCAAGGTTGTCCCCAATTCTACAGTAGGGGTGTTGTTCAAACCTAAATATCCACAGTCAGTGACACCTTTTGAGATGCTGGATGTGTTTTCACATGCCCAaatgtttatgtttttgtttgttacaGAAGTCCATATGTAGTTAGCACATCTTACCTGCACTGTACCTGTGGGCTTCAAAAGCCAAAAATGATGTTTATGAAGGTGGAGGGACAACTTCAGACATCCTGTGGGTGTGCCACACAGGCTTAGCTCTACTTTTAGGAATTGACGTCAGTGGTATAGGGAGGCCGCACCCTCCTGCCAGCACCAAACAGGAAATTCTTAATTACTCTCTAAAGGAGTGGCTGGAACAATCAAGATTGAGTTCTGCTTTGAAACCCTAAAGATACAATTTCTGTAATAATATGGAATAGCTGTTTCCAATTACAAGTGAATTTGTTacatttgaagaagaaaaattgtgaacaaatacaagaaaagtTCACAATGAACTCAGAGTTTGAGAAATCTGGGTTTGACTGAAAAACAGGAATTTGGACtttctaagtttaaaaaaagctagGGAGTAGTAAAAATGGCTACATCATGCCACAAAGTgagcaaacatttaaaaatattactgctaGAATACACAAAATTTGCTAAACCCTCTTGAATTTTTCGACACACATGTAATGTTGTTCTTTCTGCCAAGAGACAGAGTGGTAGTGAATAAAGGGCTCTGTCATGAATCATATTAGCTGAGGTTTGCTGTGctaaatgcttttcatttttaacgTTCAATTTGACTTTGCAGGAATCACCCTTCGGTTATAGTTCAACCGGGAAAGAGACCTTTACCTGTGGAATCTCCGGACACACAAAGAAAACGCAGAATACATCGATGTGATTATGAAGGCTGCAACAAAGTCTACACTAAAAGCTCCCATCTGAAAGCTCACAGAAGAACCCATACAGGTTTGAGCATCGctatgcttttctttcatcaaGTCTATGGTAAACTAGTAGACTAAGCTTTTAGTTTGTGCTAATGGCCAGGTGACCGCAGGTGTAGATAACAAAATGACAGAAGTTAGATCTGGCATCGTTCTGAATATAGGCTGAGCAAAAGACAGCaggaaaaacccacaacaaGAGACTGTaagccaaagcaggatcacGGTGTGTGCTGGTATGCTTTACATTCACTGGCTCTGTGCTCATTTTCTGTCCGGTTCCTTGGAGATTACTCATTCGGTACACCCAGTAAACACCAAATCAGTTCAAACTGCACTACCTCACCTCTTACATCACTCTTAAATTTGACTGAGACTTCCATGGGAGTAGCCCATTTGCAAAAGTCTGGACTGTGTGCTAAATACAAACACATCTGCTTCATGTGGACATGCTAACCACTGGTCTGATAGTGCTCTTTTCTGAGCAAGTGTTCCAATAAGCATATCCCCATCCCTGTTCATCATGGCATGCTGAATGAATGTATGTAGATCCACGGTTTTTACAAAGACAATGGGACACTTCTAGGTAAAATGGAGCCCAGCTCATGTCTGTCTTACATCAGTCCAGCCCTCTACCTGTTGGACAGCACAATGGTGTTAAGAAGGAGAAGAATCATATATTAGAAAGTAATGATTGAGAGAGATTTTAAGTTGAGCTACTTGTGACAGTGGTGCCAGTTACTTATACTACTGTAACTTTAAGATTTCTGCCTGCTGTGCTGAATGGTAGCACCAGTCCTTTCCCCCAACTAATATCGAATATGAGGTCctggttttgaaaatacttgAACAAATGCTTAAACCTTCACACTTCTGGGCTTGATGAGACAAAACAAGTGCTAATAtggcagagggaggaagagagagacaataaaaaaataagttgtGGCAGGAAACAAATTTTTGATCTGTTAAGTTCGACTACACAGTTTCTAGTGCAGAGTACTCTGCAGCCCAGTGCTGTTTGGAGGCTTTTTGAGGAGGCATTAAAGTACTTGCTGAAATTTGACAAGGCAAGAGGATAAATCTGTCGAATATTTAACTGATGCATTCGTGTCTTAAATCCCcacttctgtgtttctttttccaggtgAAAAACCATACAAATGCACTTGGGAGGGATGCACGTGGAAGTTTGCTCGTTCTGATGAACTAACGCGGCATTTCCGCAAGCATACAGGAATCAAACCTTTTCAGTGCCCAGACTGTGACCGTAGCTTTTCACGTTCGGACCATCTTGCCCTTCACAGAAAACGCCACATGCTAGTCTGAATGTCTTCTGTCCCTGACTCctgtcacactttttttttttttttttacacatgcattttaatttggatTCAGCTGGTCTGAATCTCTTGAGTTTATACCATTAAAAGCTTACGTATGGTCAGTAACAGATGTTATCTAACCCTTCTGTGTCCTTGCCACGGGTCAGACCTAAAGAAtgtgaacacttttttttttttttctttctcctggggATGCTAAGCAAACCCTTTCTGCAGACAGTATGTTTAATGTATCCATTGTGAATAAGGGAATTTGTAAACTAACAGCTTTTGTTGGTTTCTTCATATAATCAACCCAGCATATACTGATAAAGTAGTAAATGTTATTGAATACCCAAAATGCTAGTCCTTGCCAGAGACTTTTATTTATGTGCCCTGTAAGGGATACGCTCTCGTTTTATTCTCCACAATGCAATGAATGGACTCTTCCCAACCACGTTGATTTCTGCAATATGGTTAATGCAGCAATTTTAGAAAGACATCTGATTTAGAAATCCCCTCTGCCTAAACAGTGAATAACACTGTAGAAATAAATCTAAGCAATATAATTACTTTACAGAAAGATTAAATCATAGTATCGTTTACCCCagtcaagaagaaaaattggCAAGAATTGGTCCGTACGTAATAGTGTGCATCTAAACCAATGTCATCTGTCTTCTGTATTATAGTGTAGTACATGTCCTTGTTTTTATTGCATAATGCCCTGGTGGATTTGTTAAATGAAGACATTGTGTGACACTGTATGTCTGGTTTCTGTGCAAGTGTATGAATGGAACACACACGGTACTCTCCTATGACATGGCATTAAATGATATTCATAGAAACCTACCACACCTCATTTCAGGGATCTAGACTATCCCTCTACAATCACCCCTTACATTTcctctaaataattttttctctttgctgtacCTCAGAAAATAGCATTACATCAAAAATGTTCCAAACTGTATTGTTGTGAGTGCCACTGCAATACActacagtatttaaaattactaatccataatatttttatgagaAGATGGCATCAGATATGAAGCACTTCTGATGATAAATTGAGTCGTATCCATTTTGGATAAAAATGTGTACCAAATCATCCCTTTGATGACTCTGATCTGTGACTCTGGTAGTCTCTCAATGGTAGGTAGACGAAGCTTTCCTGTGGATGTGGCTATTGCCTTAAAATATCACATCAGCAAGTCATAACTCCCATGTCAGTTAGCAAGCACAACTTGATagataaaataaactgaattcaAGCAACCTGCAGTTGACCCTAGAAATGTTCCTGTATGTGGAAGCCCACTGAAAGGAAGGTTTCTGTCTTTATTAGTTGTGGCACCGCATGGGAACAGGATGTATTTCTCCAGTCTGTCACGCATCagtgggtttttcttctttcccttacCTAAGGTAAACACCGTTCCCTGCAAATTAAACATACCAAAGtcagattttcatttcttttggaaaaacccactggaaaacagaggggcaaggggagaaGGAGTTTCATAAAACTCTCCAGGAGGAGGCAGGTGGAGCGTCCGCCTGCACGTTGGTATATTTGAGCTCATGGAGCAGGtaggctgtgctgctgcatccTGTGGAGTCCAACAGCAAACTGAAGGAATCTTGCAGAGGCAGGAGTTTGAGTGCAAAGAGCCTTCCCTTGGTGACAGGACTTTCCCAGCTGTTCTGCTGACACCCACATGCCCATAGAGTTAGAGGAGAGGATCTGTACTTCTGGAGAAAAACGCTCCTACAGCAATTGCTGTGAAATAGGAAGTATTGTTGCATTGCTCAACAAATCTCACGTGGGAATATGGAACTGGCAATTTTATTTAAGGAGTCGAGCCCTGAATGTGTGCTCTATGTAGGGGAGAACAGGGATTtgcaaagcagggctgggaacATTGCTGCAAAGCTTGTGCGAGGAAGATGCATATGCTCTGTCATGGCACCATACATCCTCACCACTTCGCTAGGCCTGAGGGAAGTTAGGCCAGACCTCTCGTAACCGGCCCTCATCTGCTCATCGATGGAGCTGAGAAGCCTGAGAGAtgaatcaggtttttttttttttttggtaggccAGATAGTTACTAACACTGAGGAACTCGCAGGGAAGAGAATGATATTAATGAGCAGCTGTTGTAGaatgggggtttttgttgggtaTTTTTATTGTCGGTGGTAGCAGAATTGGCCTCCTTAGGCTCCAGGTTTTGGTGGCAGTTCCATAAATGCAGACACATCGCTgactggggctgggaggagctCCTGTAGCATCAGCCACGAGTCTACAGACATCTAGTATCCTGGGATGAAAACAAGATTCTGTTctagggaaaaaagcaaatggcaACTGGTCCCATTTTTTAGCTTAACAAATCCAAATGCATAAAATTTGGCATGTTTAAGGAGCATTTCTCTCCaatgctcttatttttcttttaaggctttcacaaaatgttttctttcatatttcagcttttcccttccttccttccttccttccttccttccttccttccttccttccttccttccttcctttctttttctttctttcttttctttttctttctttctttctttctttctttctttctttctttctttctttctttctttctttcttaatctAAAATCAAGTACCCTAAAAGCAGAACTTTGAGTTACTTTGGGCAATTTAATCTAGGTTATTTGCCTTGTTCATTCATTAGCCTATGTacctttttcctgaaaatatgcTAATGGTGGGGACAAATACAGTGGAGATTCAACTGAACTTTAAATCTTTATCCATGTGCCTTGTGATTTAGGacaacagaaatttaaatattaaatataaatatttgagatTATTTCATGTAAATGCCTTGCTTCTAGGATTTTTCACTTGTGTGTGTGGTGCCTTTTTGTGGAATGTCAAAAAAGTCACAAATACGCTTTcatctttcagctgaaaatgtgaatttacaTCTTAACTGGCTCATTGATTCATTTTAGCAAACTTTGATTTGAGGGGTatcttgtaatttttaaatatacacaactaaatactttttaaagccAGTCCTTCCATCTGTGCCCTAAAGAGAAGCCAGTTTAGATATAAAGATAGAACACCCTAATCCTGCAGAACGTgcgtatttaaaaaaaaaacgcACCTTTTTCCCTAGCAGTATTGCACTGTGCAGTGTGTAACAGGTAATACTGTTTTACTAAAATGTGCCTGTTTAAGCCATTTGATTATAATAAATTACTAGTTTCTAAGACAATCGCAACAAGCTAATCAGGTATTACCCTGTGTGGGTTTATTTAAATATCCACGGTCATTCTGCAGGGATGGTTCTAATGCCACATCTTGTCCAAATACGATGTTGTCTCTGTCCAGGTTGGCAACATGTAGATGAATACAAATCCTTTCCATAAAACAATACAAAGCATGTTACATATCTTGAGGGCTACATcagttttcattatattttacagatattagcacttttttaaaagtactttaaatATTAGATGGTCAAAATAATCTTTCTGCTTAGCATCTCTCACCTGCAAATATAGCAGGGATGTTATATTTACTTTAATACATGTATAAACTATGCagaaattttttaataaaatgtaatatattttataagctAATAAGACTGAATGGGTAATTAAAGGTTTCTAGCGTGCATTACTATAACTTGCAAATATGGAGACATTTTGGTAATCTTTTCTTACTAAAGATGTGAATGTTTAATGTACTTTCACTGTTTCTACTTTGGTAGTCCAACGGGAATTCAGTAATGACATTTTGTCATGTCAAGCTGTGAACATAAATTTGTACTGTACAGTCCTCGTACTATATTTAGTATACAATGCATATGTATTATACTTGTTAATAAAACCCTCAGGCTATTGTTTGTGGTGATGTCATCATATGCTGTATGATGAAGAGCAATGACACAGGTACAAGGGTGAGGGGTATGCCCAGGGGTCCCTGCTGGCTCCCGGCATGACACGGGAGCCCCGGGGTTTTTGGGTGGTCCTTCTGCAGCGCCTGTGCACCGCTCCCATGTGTACCTGCCCGCACACGactcagggcaggagcaggcagggcaggagcaggcagggcattGCAGGCGCTGCCTGTAGGCATCTGCACTGCTTCCAGCTCCTGTGCCGTGGGGGAGCTGTGCCCAGCAGTGCCCTTAGTGGCAAACTCATAAAAATAGCTTACTCCTTGCTAATTAGGGCATTCTAATTAGTCCATTGGTGAGTCTGGAGCACCAAATGTGAGTTTGTGGTTTTTATTACTCG
Proteins encoded in this window:
- the KLF3 gene encoding Krueppel-like factor 3, which translates into the protein MLMFDPVPIKQEAMEPVSVSYPSNYMDQMKPNKYSVIYSTPSMLHNKFYSNPEGLSNGIQMEPVDLTVNKRSSPPSTGSSPSPLKFQTVHRRTSPGLTLSSPSSPLSKFTPSPPGVQPISMPITIPPVMAAALSRHGLRSPGILPVIQPVVVQPVPFMYAPHLQQPIMVSTVLADEMETPSSMQVPVIESYEKPPLKKAIKVEPGSEPSKTDFYPEQISPPMMTSLSPQQVMLQENHPSVIVQPGKRPLPVESPDTQRKRRIHRCDYEGCNKVYTKSSHLKAHRRTHTGEKPYKCTWEGCTWKFARSDELTRHFRKHTGIKPFQCPDCDRSFSRSDHLALHRKRHMLV